The genomic stretch ATTATCGCTCAATGAAGGGAGCGTCCATTTCTTTAAAACTTTATTCTGTTTTAAATCGATGTTCACAATAAATCTTGGGAGCATTTCTTTTGTGGCATAGAGAATTTGATTCTCGCAGTCGACGGCCATCCCTTCAAAACCGTCGTTACCTGAGAAGAGTCCGCCTTTCATGCTGAGTTCAGAAAAATCAATATCGATTCTTTTTGTCTCTTCACCTTTTTTTACGATATAGAATTTATCGTTCTTTTCATTGGATAAATAAAAAGAATCTTCGCATATATCGATGGCCTCGATGTCTAGTTTGTCTTTGATTCCAAACGAAAGATATTCGGTAAAAATACCTTTCTTCCAATTAACGAGATAAATAAATGGATTTTTTTCTTTATCAGAGATGACATAAATAGATCCATCTGGGCCTTCTACCAATCCACTCAAATCAAATTTATCTTTGTGCGACTTAATGGGAAACTGTTTTAATTCTATGAACTCTAATTGGGATTCATTGGTTTTCTTTAAGGCAAGCTTCGGGCTTTTGTAATTTTTGACGGACATAGCATATCCAACGGACACGAGCAGAGTAACAAGAAACGCAATTAAAATTTTCATATGTCTATCTTCCTTTTAACAAATTGATCAATGATTTTGGGAGAAATTTTATTTAGGAAGTAAGCAAGGCTTCCGTCTGTAGTAGGAATGATCATGGTCTTTTTTTTCTTTAAATCTTTCAATGTAGCCGTAGAAACTTCTTCTGCCGTTACAACTTTTGCTTTTTCTTCTGTTTCGAGAATTTCTTTAGGCTTGACCCTATTTTCTTTTTCCAATCCTGGGGTTTTAGTATTGGGAGGACAAAGAACAGAAACCTGAATGTTGTAAGGTTTAAGTTCACGTCTTAGAGCTTCAGAAAATCCAACCACCGCAAATTTTGATGCACAGTAAGCAGTGTAGCCAAATAGTCCCAAAAAGCCTGCCATCGATGATGTATTTAAGATAATTCCTTTTTTCTCTTTCATAAAGTAAGGAGTCAGAGCTTTACAAGTGTGAACTACGCCAAAGAGATTGAGATTGATCATTTCATCAAAGTGATGAATTTCTTGTTCGTGGATATATCCTGGTTGAGCATAACCTGCAACGTTCATCAAAATATCTGGAACTTTATGATCAAAGATCAATTCGTCGATCACTTTTCTAACGGTTTCAAACTGCGTGACATCACAAACAGCGTAGTTGATTTTTTGTTCTTTGGAAACACGGAAGCTTTCCATCTCTTTGTGAGTTTGTTCTAACTTTTGAATTGTTCTTGAGAGAATAGAAACGTCCGCTCCAGCTTTTGTGAGATCCAAAGCCAGGGCACGTCCGATACCTTCAGAGCCGCCCGTAATAATAACATATTTACCTTTATAAAAATCTGCCACGAAGATACCTTTCTTGTAATACGAAGTAGGTTATCTCTTTAAGAGTTGAAATCAATAAAATTATGAATGAAAATTAGAAAAGATGACTCAAAAGCAATCCTATTATCTAGAGCGTAATAAAGATGACGTACTAGAGCTTAAAAAAGATTCTTCCAAAGAAAAAATCTCTGTGGATTTTTTGTCGGGAGAATTTCAGCAAAGACTAAAAACACTTTCTAAAACTCAACCGCTCTTTAAAGCCATGGCTTTAGAAAAAGGGGAGAGAGTTCTAGATGCAACGGCAGGATTGGGCAAGGATGCGGTGAGTTTCTGCCATTATGGTGTTAGTGTTATTGCTGTAGAAGAAAATCCCATCGTATTTGCGCTTTTGGAAGATGGATTGAGGCGGGCAATGCTTCATCCACAATTCCATAAAAAATTTTCTGGAAAAATTGAATTGGTACACGGGTCTTCATTGGACTATATGAACAAGATCGGAGAAAAACCTCACACAATCTATCTAGATCCTATGTATCCTGCTGATCCAAAATCAGCCAAACCTAAAAAAGAAATGGCTTTTTTAAGAGAAATTCTCACGGATCGTGATAATCTTTCTCGGCAAAATATTGAGCAATTGCTTGAGATCGCTCTTAAAACTGCACTCAAAAGAGTGGTTTTAAAACGTCCACTAGCAAGTGAGCCCATCATAAAACCTTCTCATTCCTTCGAAAGTAAACTGGTCCGCTTTGATATGTATTTGATGAATCAACGCATCATGTGATAGCGTTTACCTCATGGGTACGGATCTTTTATTATTAGTTTCTCTCACGCTGCTGTCATTTGCGGCCAGATTCTACTCATCCACGGTGTCTTTGGTTTTTGAAACCATCTTCATTAAATTTTTTAGAACTCTAAGACCTAGTTATCTTGATTCTTATATTAGAGCTATGGGAATCAGCTGGTTATCTCTAAGGAACCAAGCCATTTCTTTTGTGGGTTTGAGTTTTTTGAACTCTGGAATCATCCCTAATTTTCAGGCATTAGGATTAATTCTTGGTAGTTATGTAGGGCTATCACTTTCCCTGCTATTCTTAAACTTGTATGAGAGCCCGATAAAATTTGTTCTGGTTGCTTTGGCTTTAATCTTTGGAGTTTTTTCAAATAAAAATAAAGCTGTTCAGATTTCTAAAATGTTTTTCTTTGCTGCGACAATATTATTTGGATTTGAACTCTTTATGTACTCGCTCAATATTCAGTCAGTACTCATCGCAAAGTTAGAGTTTTTATTATCCATCAATAGATTGAGTATTATTTTAATTGCCCTCGCATTTTACTTTATATTTAGAAACAGCTTTGCGGTTTTGGCAGTTCTCTATGCTTTCTATCTCAAAAACTTAATCACTGATGATCAAGTGATGAATGCAATTTTGAGCGTGATGATATTTAATTCTTTCTGGTATATGATCGCGACAAAAGATGCCCATAGAGAAACAAGATCTGTAAGTTACGCCGTAGTTCTAATTACGATTGTTACTGGAATCATTGTTATCGCAGCAGAAATGGTTTTCCCTGAGCTGTTTATTCAAAGGTCACAAAGCCCATTGGCTTTCACGGCAAATTGTTTGATGCTGAGCCTACTTATGGGAGTTATTGGATTTGTTCTTAGTCGCTATATAAATCCATTTACTGATAGATTCTTTCCAGCTGGAAATGTAAAAGAGATTCGTCAGATTCAAATTTTTACTTCTAAAAATCATTATCCGATCACGTATCTCGTAGAATTTTTTGAACAAGAGTACAAAAAATTATTTGCACTCATCAACTCTATACAAACGCTGATTTTAAATCACTGGGGAACGGCTGCGGATGAAAATCAGGAGAAAATTCAGAAGTATTCTTTGATTTCACAAAGAATTTTAAAAGAACTTGAAGGTTTAGAGATCCAGATGAACCAGTCTGAGCGCACGGCCTTACAGGCCCAAAAGACTTTCAAGATCCGTGAAAAATTAAACGGCCTAAAAGCTTTGGGCAGTTCACTCAGTACTATCTATGAAATTAAACTTAAAATCTTAGATAATAAGCATCCAAACCTAGAAAAAAATAAAATGTTTTTTGCACAGCCAATTCAGAAGGTACAAGAATTCTGTGATTATATTTTTTCTAGTTACATCGAAGCAGACGCTGATGACCCACAAAAGATGACGGCATTGCTCGGACAACTGACAGAAGATTTGACAAAGTTCAAAGCAGATTTAATAACTTTAAAAGACACGGTGAAATTCACCAAAGAAGAAATGGAAATGATCTACGAATACATTGGCCAAATCCAGTTACTAAACATAGCTCTCCACAAAATCGCACAGTAAAAAATTTTTAAAACGACTCTCTTTTTACTTTGTTGTTATCATCAAGCATTAGAGCGATGGGTTTGTGATTGAGGGCTTCTTCACGCTCGTAGTTGGCGTAGCTTACGATGATCACTTTATCGCCTTTTTGAACATGTCTTGCGGCTGCACCATTCAGACAAATTTCTCCCGGCTTTCCGTAGATCACGTAAGTCGTAAATCTTGCACCATTATTTACATTATAGATATCGACTTGTTCAAATTGTAAAAATTGAGCTTGGTCACAAAGTGCCGAATCAATGGAAATAGATCCCTCGTAGTTTAAATCTGCGTCTGTAACAGTTGCTTTGTGTAATTTTGATTTCATCATTGTTAATTGCATATATTCTCCTACGCCAATGAATTTCTAGCAGTGGCATCCGTTGCTGAATTTTTATTCTTCTTATCTCTAGGTTTGATCTTAATATCTGTGTTGTTCTTTAAAGAGAGGAATAATCCATGAAGAACAAGGTCAGGTGCGATCTCATCGAATAGATCTGTGTCCTCAAACATTGTAGAGAATCCTCCTGTACCCATGACAATGACTTCTTCATTTTTAAAACATTCTTTTTTTAGTTGTTCAGTAAGATATTTACAACTTGCATAGTGTCCATGAAACAATCCAATCTGGATGCTTTCAACGGTAGATCTTCCAAGAACTTCATCAGTTTTTACTATTTCAACCTTAGGAAGCTTTGCAGTCCTGGTTTCCAAAGCTTCCATGGAAATTTTAAGTCCAGCCAAGATCACGCCACCAAGATATTCTTGTTTCTTTGTGATCACACAAAGAGTGGTTGCTGTACCAAAATCAATAACGATTAAATTTTTATTTGGATGAAGTTGAGTTGCAGCGATAGCATTAGAAATTCTATCTGCGCCCACTTCAACGGGGTTCTTGTATTTGATCTTAAGCCCGCTCTTTATTCCAGGTTGAAGGATAAAAGGATTCAAGTTGAAATACTTTAAGCAGCAGTTCCTAAGGGAATGAACTAGGTCCGGAACTACAGAGCAGATTGCGATCTTTTTGATTTGTTGTGGCTCTAATCCGTTTTCTCTTAAAACTGATTTTAAGAATAAACCATATTCATCCGAAGATGCACCTTGAGTTGAAATTTTTCTAAACTTCAATCTAATTTTTCCATTTTCAAAAACACCACCAAAAATTTGGCTGTTTCCAATATCAAGACATAAGATCATACTTGCCCTCCGGTCAGACTAGTTACTTAGGTAACTAGTAAAATTCTGTAAGTTAAAAGTGTAGGTTTTAATTAATTCTAATAAATTTTTACTCAAATGTTCTTTTGTTTCGCCCGTGAATACTAAACTGTCTCTAAAAAAAATTTGGGTCTTATGAGTATTGCTATCAATATCGTTAAGATCATTATGAACTACAAAGTCTACGCTTTCGTTCATTGATAATGCCAAAACTTGTTCGATTTGATCTTCGTACTCTTTGGAATTAGTAAGTTTAAAGCCAATCACAAGTGGAGTGCTCTTCAACGCAAAAGTCTTTAAGTGATCGATAATTTTTGATCTTTTCTTTAACACAAGTTCTACTTCGTCTTTAGAGCTAATTTTACTGATGTTGCTCGCTTCAAAAAGTTCCCCATTGATCACAACTTTATCCACAATGAAATCTGATACTGCAGCCAAGTGAATGATCACGTCAATGTGTGTGTCCCTTAGAATATCTTTCAGAGCTCTCTCCAGATCATCTGAACTCACAAAAGCAATATTTTCCTTTGCGTTGGCAAAGCTTTCCGCCTTGTCAGCATGCACGTAATAAATATTTTTATAGCTATTCTCATATAAAAATTCTGCAATAGAATGCGCAGTTTTACCTGTGCTGGTATTAGTTATACTGCGAACTTGGTCGATTCTTTCTTGAGTACCGCCAGCTGTAATTAGAATATTCATGCCGTTGGACCCTCCTTAAATTCAAAACTTTGATTAGAGAAATGTTGTAATATTTTTTCCAAGATAATTGCAGGGGCTAAGAGTCTTCCAGAGCCTTGTTCACCGCATGCTAAATTTCCTGCATCTGTATCAAGAATTTCGGTTCCCCAAGTTTTTAATTTTTTAATGCTTTCTTGAGTCGCAGGATGCGCAAGCATTTGTGTATTCATCGCAGGTGTTACCCAAAAGGGCTTTTGAAAATTGTTGCTGAGAAAAATATCTGTAATCATATCGCCACCAGCTCCGGTAGCCATTGAATTGATAGAATTGGCCGTCGCAGGACAAACGAGAATCAAATCTGCCCATCTAGCAAGATCTATGTGGTTCATCATCTTTCCGTGTTCATAATTATCGACTTGAACGGCTTCGCCAGTTAGACCTTCAAGAGTTGCTGGTCCAATAAATTGTAAAGCAGATCGCGAGGCAACGGTCTTAACTTTAAAACCTTTTTGCACCAACTGAGAAATCAACTCGCAAGCTTTAAAGCAAGCGATGGATCCCGTGAGCATAAATAGAATATTTTTCTTTATAATTTCTTTATGTGTTATCAATTAATCTAACTCCTTCGATATGAACAGCGGCAAATTTTCTGCCAAAGTGTTCTTCGAGATATTCAACTTCAATATTTTTTGCAGTGAGTTCTTCGTCAATATCCTCAAGTGTTTTGTCTTGCTTAAAAATTTGTGCAAACTTTCTAGCACGTTCCAAGCCTTCTTCAGAAAGCCTTTGGTTTCTAGAAGAAAGCGCTAGGCCCTTTTCATCTCTAACTATAGGAACAGGAACAATTTCAAGATTCATAAAGAAGCTTTCTACCATTCCTTGAATGAGTTTAAGCTGTTGATAATCCTTTTCACCAAAGTAAGCCTTTGTAGGTCTTACGATATTGAAAAGTTTCATCACCACACTTAAAACTCCATCAAAGTGTCCAGGTCTATGGGCGCCACAAAGAATTTTACTAAAAGCATTCTCTGTGACTTTATATTTGTAATCATCCGGATACATTTCATTGATCTCAGGATAAAAGAGGTAATCAGCGCCTACAGCCGAAATCATTTTTAAATCTTGATCCAAAGTTCTCGGATATTTTTTTAGATCTTCAGGATTATTGAATTGAGTTGGGTTCACAAAAACACTGACCACCACGATATCGTTTTCGGCTTTGGCTTTTCTCATTAGCGTGAGATGACCTTCATGCAAAGCCCCCATCGTAGGTACAAATCCAATGGTTTTTCCTGCGAGAGATGAAAATAGATTTTTGTATTCAGATGTTGTTTTTAAAACCTTCGTGCTCAACGGCTTTTCCTTAATAGCT from Bdellovibrionota bacterium encodes the following:
- a CDS encoding SDR family oxidoreductase; the encoded protein is MADFYKGKYVIITGGSEGIGRALALDLTKAGADVSILSRTIQKLEQTHKEMESFRVSKEQKINYAVCDVTQFETVRKVIDELIFDHKVPDILMNVAGYAQPGYIHEQEIHHFDEMINLNLFGVVHTCKALTPYFMKEKKGIILNTSSMAGFLGLFGYTAYCASKFAVVGFSEALRRELKPYNIQVSVLCPPNTKTPGLEKENRVKPKEILETEEKAKVVTAEEVSTATLKDLKKKKTMIIPTTDGSLAYFLNKISPKIIDQFVKRKIDI
- a CDS encoding flavoprotein, which codes for MITHKEIIKKNILFMLTGSIACFKACELISQLVQKGFKVKTVASRSALQFIGPATLEGLTGEAVQVDNYEHGKMMNHIDLARWADLILVCPATANSINSMATGAGGDMITDIFLSNNFQKPFWVTPAMNTQMLAHPATQESIKKLKTWGTEILDTDAGNLACGEQGSGRLLAPAIILEKILQHFSNQSFEFKEGPTA
- a CDS encoding class I SAM-dependent methyltransferase → MTQKQSYYLERNKDDVLELKKDSSKEKISVDFLSGEFQQRLKTLSKTQPLFKAMALEKGERVLDATAGLGKDAVSFCHYGVSVIAVEENPIVFALLEDGLRRAMLHPQFHKKFSGKIELVHGSSLDYMNKIGEKPHTIYLDPMYPADPKSAKPKKEMAFLREILTDRDNLSRQNIEQLLEIALKTALKRVVLKRPLASEPIIKPSHSFESKLVRFDMYLMNQRIM
- the panC gene encoding pantoate--beta-alanine ligase — protein: MSTKVLKTTSEYKNLFSSLAGKTIGFVPTMGALHEGHLTLMRKAKAENDIVVVSVFVNPTQFNNPEDLKKYPRTLDQDLKMISAVGADYLFYPEINEMYPDDYKYKVTENAFSKILCGAHRPGHFDGVLSVVMKLFNIVRPTKAYFGEKDYQQLKLIQGMVESFFMNLEIVPVPIVRDEKGLALSSRNQRLSEEGLERARKFAQIFKQDKTLEDIDEELTAKNIEVEYLEEHFGRKFAAVHIEGVRLIDNT
- a CDS encoding type III pantothenate kinase, whose translation is MILCLDIGNSQIFGGVFENGKIRLKFRKISTQGASSDEYGLFLKSVLRENGLEPQQIKKIAICSVVPDLVHSLRNCCLKYFNLNPFILQPGIKSGLKIKYKNPVEVGADRISNAIAATQLHPNKNLIVIDFGTATTLCVITKKQEYLGGVILAGLKISMEALETRTAKLPKVEIVKTDEVLGRSTVESIQIGLFHGHYASCKYLTEQLKKECFKNEEVIVMGTGGFSTMFEDTDLFDEIAPDLVLHGLFLSLKNNTDIKIKPRDKKNKNSATDATARNSLA
- the panD gene encoding aspartate 1-decarboxylase, translated to MQLTMMKSKLHKATVTDADLNYEGSISIDSALCDQAQFLQFEQVDIYNVNNGARFTTYVIYGKPGEICLNGAAARHVQKGDKVIIVSYANYEREEALNHKPIALMLDDNNKVKRESF
- a CDS encoding phosphopantothenoylcysteine decarboxylase, with the translated sequence MNILITAGGTQERIDQVRSITNTSTGKTAHSIAEFLYENSYKNIYYVHADKAESFANAKENIAFVSSDDLERALKDILRDTHIDVIIHLAAVSDFIVDKVVINGELFEASNISKISSKDEVELVLKKRSKIIDHLKTFALKSTPLVIGFKLTNSKEYEDQIEQVLALSMNESVDFVVHNDLNDIDSNTHKTQIFFRDSLVFTGETKEHLSKNLLELIKTYTFNLQNFTSYLSN
- a CDS encoding SdiA-regulated domain-containing protein, whose translation is MKILIAFLVTLLVSVGYAMSVKNYKSPKLALKKTNESQLEFIELKQFPIKSHKDKFDLSGLVEGPDGSIYVISDKEKNPFIYLVNWKKGIFTEYLSFGIKDKLDIEAIDICEDSFYLSNEKNDKFYIVKKGEETKRIDIDFSELSMKGGLFSGNDGFEGMAVDCENQILYATKEMLPRFIVNIDLKQNKVLKKWTLPSLSDNDFDFTEAKYQNGFLYVLKRSAFSLVKVDLKTEKIVASYSYSNIEKGPGYLFGPSAHAIGEAFTLTKDEIWIGFDNNGLKATEDAQEELGLKGRDPLIVRFKRPENF